From the Thermoplasmata archaeon genome, one window contains:
- a CDS encoding lysine exporter LysO family protein, whose product MEFDPFLYVAFVAGYLVGWRWRPSTPWILRATIATIVALVFLLGASLTDVSPATLAPSVVLAIGFAGLILACTLAIYAVLPHRTVVGPARALPQAPERVPLSVVLIGALFAGYAVALVLPLPAASAIPYALYILLALVGLGIRLHWETLRRVWVPVVAAITGALIAGGIYALATGTGAAASLAMSSGFGWYTLDGPLVAARLGATLGLVAFLANFLRENLTMVLAPVVGRRVKGEGLAAMGGATAMDTTLYFVVRYGEADAGSLALGSGLILTVVASLLVPAFLLLPL is encoded by the coding sequence GTGGAGTTCGATCCGTTCCTCTACGTCGCGTTCGTCGCGGGCTACCTCGTAGGATGGCGTTGGCGCCCGAGCACTCCATGGATCCTGCGCGCCACGATCGCCACCATCGTCGCGCTCGTCTTCCTCCTCGGTGCCTCGCTGACCGACGTCAGCCCCGCCACGCTCGCTCCGAGCGTGGTACTGGCGATCGGGTTCGCCGGCCTCATCCTGGCCTGCACGCTCGCGATCTACGCGGTATTGCCGCATCGCACGGTCGTCGGTCCCGCTCGCGCGCTGCCCCAGGCACCCGAACGCGTTCCGCTCTCCGTCGTCCTGATCGGGGCGCTGTTCGCCGGTTACGCCGTGGCGCTCGTCCTCCCGCTGCCCGCAGCTAGCGCGATCCCGTACGCCCTGTACATCCTCCTCGCCCTGGTGGGCCTCGGGATCCGATTGCATTGGGAGACCCTGCGCCGGGTGTGGGTGCCGGTGGTCGCAGCCATCACCGGTGCGCTCATCGCCGGGGGAATCTATGCGCTCGCAACCGGCACCGGCGCCGCGGCGAGCCTCGCGATGTCCTCCGGGTTCGGCTGGTACACGCTCGATGGCCCCCTCGTCGCGGCGCGACTCGGCGCGACCCTGGGGCTCGTCGCCTTCCTCGCCAACTTCCTCCGCGAGAACCTGACGATGGTGCTCGCTCCGGTCGTGGGGCGACGGGTGAAGGGAGAGGGACTGGCCGCGATGGGAGGCGCGACCGCGATGGACACGACGCTGTACTTCGTGGTGCGCTACGGAGAGGCCGACGCCGGAAGCCTCGCGCTTGGGAGCGGCCTCATCCTGACGGTCGTGGCGAGCCTCCTCGTGCCTGCCTTCCTCCTGCTCCCTCTGTAG
- a CDS encoding glycosyltransferase family A protein, protein MTSPSETERRAPAPSVSVIVGAYSRRTYLASAVRSVLDQRLPRGSFEVLVLKNFEDPALDRWLDEEGVRRRFDPQQHIGRWVLGAIRDARAPIVTFLDDDDLYAPQRLERLIDVYRTHPDLGFYHNRSVVIDREGAPVPPELWRLHESALDVPEEGWYIPSADKIERLPQLIQAQSDFNLSSMALRREDAVGELASILDAAQYVPDLPAFMIGLLSPRGIFVDGQRLTCYRHHGRNRTMDLGWLRDAEEDRRRLAVIARSRGPPAYADWLEHLADHFEKLVRIDTIGAGIRGGAPRREVAERALEYLRFLGRHPEERDLEALTWGIELFAGAYLVSPELARRVRQLRDTQIERARAAQGFG, encoded by the coding sequence ATGACGAGCCCGAGCGAGACGGAGCGACGTGCGCCGGCCCCGTCGGTCAGCGTCATCGTCGGCGCGTACTCGCGCCGAACCTACCTCGCTTCGGCGGTCCGTTCGGTACTGGACCAGCGACTCCCCCGAGGTTCTTTCGAAGTGCTCGTGCTGAAGAACTTCGAAGATCCTGCGCTCGACCGCTGGCTCGATGAGGAGGGGGTCCGGCGCCGGTTCGATCCACAACAGCACATCGGGCGCTGGGTGCTCGGCGCGATCCGGGACGCACGAGCGCCGATCGTCACGTTCCTGGACGACGATGATCTCTACGCTCCGCAGCGCCTCGAACGCCTGATCGACGTGTACCGGACTCATCCCGACCTCGGCTTCTACCACAACCGATCGGTGGTGATCGACCGGGAGGGCGCCCCGGTGCCACCGGAGCTGTGGCGGCTCCACGAGTCTGCGCTCGATGTCCCCGAGGAGGGGTGGTACATCCCTTCGGCGGACAAGATCGAGCGACTTCCCCAGTTGATCCAGGCCCAGTCGGACTTCAACCTCAGTTCGATGGCGCTGCGCCGCGAGGATGCCGTGGGCGAACTCGCGTCGATCCTCGACGCCGCGCAGTACGTCCCGGACCTGCCCGCATTCATGATCGGCCTCCTTTCTCCTCGTGGGATCTTTGTGGACGGTCAGCGGCTGACCTGCTACCGTCACCATGGCCGGAACCGCACGATGGACCTCGGCTGGCTGCGGGATGCCGAGGAAGATCGACGGCGGCTCGCGGTCATCGCCCGGAGCCGAGGCCCGCCCGCGTACGCGGACTGGCTCGAACACCTCGCCGATCACTTCGAGAAGCTCGTACGGATCGACACCATCGGGGCCGGGATCCGCGGCGGCGCACCGCGCCGTGAGGTCGCCGAGCGCGCCCTCGAATATCTCCGTTTCCTCGGTCGGCACCCCGAAGAACGCGATCTCGAAGCCCTCACATGGGGGATCGAGCTATTCGCCGGGGCCTACCTCGTTTCGCCCGAATTGGCGCGACGGGTCCGTCAGCTCCGGGACACCCAGATCGAGCGCGCACGAGCGGCCCAGGGATTCGGCTGA
- a CDS encoding adenylosuccinate synthase, protein MPVTIVVGAQFGDEAKGKITDFLAADAQYVVRTGGGPNAGHSIHLPEGVVVLHQLACGVLRRGVTGISGPGMVVQPMKLEEELRALEERGLFRGKLLLSDRAHVLLPLHEIEDAWEDELRTQQSPAAGLGTTGRGIGPAYSDRYGRWGIRLGDLDRPATLRQRLELLYARKTQLPNLPPREQLASTLIEVGSRLAPYIGPTEPILWEAIGRGDRILLEGAQSALLDIDFGTYPYVTSSHPTSAGALVGSGIPPLAVDRIVGVSKAYSTRVGAGPFPTRVEGELGEYLQRVGGERGATTGRPRECGWLDLVLLRYAARLNGFTALAITKVDVLGGLPEVPVCVRYELPDGSSLTDRPPTSADDLGEVHPVYERLPAWGEFHPRLLERLREEGAGALPAELRAFLSFVTEETGVPIEFVSFGAARDATVRLGRGVPGAPPSPSVRRWKG, encoded by the coding sequence ATGCCGGTCACCATCGTGGTGGGTGCCCAGTTCGGTGACGAAGCGAAGGGCAAGATCACGGACTTTCTCGCGGCCGACGCCCAGTACGTCGTGCGCACCGGCGGTGGCCCCAACGCGGGGCACTCCATTCACCTGCCCGAAGGCGTTGTGGTCCTGCACCAGCTCGCCTGCGGGGTCCTGCGGCGTGGAGTGACCGGGATCAGCGGGCCCGGGATGGTCGTTCAGCCGATGAAGCTCGAGGAGGAGCTTCGGGCTCTCGAGGAGCGCGGTCTGTTCCGCGGAAAACTCCTGCTCTCCGATCGGGCCCATGTGCTGCTCCCCCTCCACGAGATCGAGGATGCCTGGGAGGATGAGCTTCGCACCCAGCAATCCCCCGCGGCCGGTCTCGGCACGACGGGACGCGGCATCGGCCCGGCGTACTCCGATCGGTACGGTCGATGGGGGATTCGGCTCGGAGACCTCGACCGCCCCGCGACTCTGCGTCAACGCCTCGAACTGCTCTACGCTCGCAAGACCCAGCTCCCGAACCTTCCTCCGCGCGAACAGTTGGCGTCGACCCTGATCGAGGTCGGTAGCCGGCTCGCCCCGTACATCGGGCCCACCGAACCGATCCTATGGGAGGCGATCGGCCGGGGCGACCGGATCCTGTTGGAAGGCGCCCAGAGCGCCCTCCTCGACATCGACTTCGGCACCTATCCGTACGTCACGAGCTCCCATCCCACGAGCGCCGGAGCCCTGGTCGGCAGCGGGATCCCTCCGCTCGCCGTCGACCGGATCGTGGGCGTCTCGAAGGCGTACTCGACGCGGGTCGGGGCAGGACCGTTCCCGACGCGAGTGGAGGGCGAGCTCGGCGAGTACCTGCAACGTGTCGGCGGCGAGCGAGGCGCCACGACCGGTCGGCCCCGCGAGTGCGGCTGGCTCGATCTCGTCCTGCTGCGCTATGCGGCCCGGCTGAACGGGTTCACCGCTCTCGCGATCACGAAGGTCGATGTGCTCGGAGGCCTCCCCGAGGTCCCCGTGTGCGTGCGATACGAGCTGCCCGATGGCTCGTCGCTCACGGATCGGCCGCCGACCTCCGCGGACGATCTCGGCGAGGTCCACCCCGTCTACGAGCGACTGCCCGCGTGGGGGGAGTTTCACCCGCGACTGCTCGAGCGCCTCCGTGAGGAAGGCGCCGGGGCGCTGCCCGCGGAGCTGCGCGCCTTCCTCTCCTTTGTGACCGAGGAGACGGGGGTCCCGATCGAGTTCGTCAGCTTCGGGGCCGCGCGCGACGCCACCGTCCGTCTCGGCCGAGGAGTCCCCGGCGCGCCGCCCTCACCGAGCGTCCGTCGATGGAAGGGCTGA
- a CDS encoding HNH endonuclease signature motif containing protein: protein MRRRPPTVPSVTVAPGGRILALSAAWYSDGADRRREARRDRHCVECHSALATSRTPYCSRVCRWKFHGHYFWDAARIYVMRRDRYTCAVCRSRRRARELEVDHIVEIARGGAALEYSNLQTICRPCHRSKTRAFLASVDRRAGPSADAVPAA from the coding sequence ATGCGTCGCCGCCCACCGACCGTTCCATCCGTGACCGTCGCGCCGGGCGGGCGGATCCTGGCGCTCTCCGCGGCATGGTACTCCGACGGAGCCGACCGCCGACGGGAGGCCCGACGTGACCGACACTGCGTCGAGTGCCACTCGGCGCTCGCCACATCGCGGACCCCGTATTGCTCTCGGGTCTGCCGATGGAAGTTCCATGGGCACTACTTCTGGGATGCGGCCCGCATCTACGTCATGCGTCGCGACCGGTACACGTGCGCGGTGTGCCGATCGCGCCGGCGGGCGCGCGAGCTCGAGGTCGATCACATTGTCGAGATTGCGCGCGGTGGAGCCGCGCTGGAGTACTCGAACCTGCAGACGATCTGCCGACCGTGCCATCGTTCGAAGACCCGAGCGTTCCTCGCATCGGTCGACCGCCGGGCAGGGCCGAGCGCAGACGCGGTCCCCGCGGCGTAG